A window from Brucella sp. BE17 encodes these proteins:
- the recJ gene encoding single-stranded-DNA-specific exonuclease RecJ — protein sequence MSTDRLFLGIKNSATGQKWIDRLGPREANTALAIAQHHGISDLVARVLAGRGVTLEAAQQFIDPTLRNLMPDPASLTDMEKAANRIADAVQRRETVAIFGDYDVDGACSSALMARFFKHYGIQYSIYIPDRIFEGYGPNPDAMRELVAKGAHLIVTVDCGTNSAPSISAAKEAGADVVVLDHHQVGGDLPADAVAIVNPNREDDISGQGHLCAAGVVFLTLVQVAKTLRARGKGPAPDLLTLLDLVALATVCDVVPLIGVNRAFVVKGLMVARAQSNVGLAALARVSRIGEPLNVFHLGYLIGPRINAGGRIGDAGLGARLLTLDDPSMADPIAIELDRLNQERQAMEAEMLMEAEAEASLEISGGAGASVIVTASERWHPGIVGLLASRLKDKARRPAFAIAFKANGIGSGSGRSISGLDLGKLVRGAVDKGLLVKGGGHAMAAGITIEQTKLGAFRAYLEEESAHIVARLNENRSLSVDGALAASGATVPLYETLQKAGPYGSGHPQPTLVLPHHVLADVRTVGRDHVRVALRGADGKRVNAIAFRVAEGDLGRFLFNNIGQSVHIAGNLSLNHWNGSVSTQIQILDAALPA from the coding sequence ATGAGTACAGACCGCCTTTTCCTTGGAATAAAAAATTCGGCAACCGGCCAGAAATGGATCGACCGGCTTGGGCCTCGTGAGGCTAATACGGCGTTGGCGATTGCGCAGCATCACGGCATTTCCGATCTGGTGGCGCGGGTGCTGGCCGGACGCGGTGTGACGCTGGAAGCGGCACAACAATTCATTGACCCGACCTTGCGCAATCTCATGCCCGATCCAGCCTCGCTCACCGACATGGAGAAGGCGGCCAACCGTATTGCCGATGCAGTTCAGCGGCGCGAAACGGTGGCGATCTTTGGGGATTACGATGTGGATGGTGCTTGTTCCTCCGCGCTGATGGCTCGGTTTTTCAAGCATTACGGCATTCAATATTCAATCTATATCCCGGACCGGATTTTCGAAGGATATGGCCCCAATCCCGATGCGATGCGTGAACTGGTCGCCAAGGGCGCTCATCTCATCGTGACGGTCGATTGCGGCACCAACAGTGCGCCATCGATTTCAGCTGCAAAAGAAGCGGGAGCCGATGTCGTGGTGCTTGATCACCATCAGGTCGGTGGCGATCTGCCTGCGGATGCGGTTGCAATCGTCAACCCGAACCGGGAGGACGATATTTCGGGGCAGGGGCATCTCTGTGCTGCCGGTGTGGTGTTTCTCACGCTGGTTCAGGTAGCCAAAACTTTGCGCGCAAGGGGGAAAGGTCCTGCGCCCGATTTGTTGACGCTACTCGATCTGGTGGCGCTTGCGACCGTCTGCGATGTCGTGCCCTTGATCGGTGTCAATCGCGCTTTCGTGGTCAAGGGGCTGATGGTGGCGCGCGCGCAAAGCAATGTCGGTCTTGCCGCCTTGGCCCGTGTTTCGCGCATTGGCGAGCCGCTCAATGTATTTCATCTTGGCTATCTCATCGGTCCGCGCATTAATGCGGGCGGGCGCATTGGCGACGCGGGGCTTGGCGCGCGGTTGCTGACGCTTGACGACCCAAGCATGGCTGACCCAATCGCAATAGAACTCGACCGACTCAATCAGGAACGACAGGCCATGGAGGCTGAAATGCTGATGGAGGCGGAAGCCGAGGCATCGCTTGAAATATCAGGCGGGGCGGGGGCCTCGGTGATCGTAACGGCGAGCGAGCGCTGGCATCCGGGCATTGTTGGGCTTTTGGCTTCTCGTCTCAAAGACAAGGCGCGGCGTCCGGCTTTCGCCATTGCGTTCAAGGCCAATGGCATTGGTTCCGGCTCTGGGCGTTCGATTTCGGGGCTTGATCTTGGAAAACTTGTGCGCGGTGCCGTCGATAAGGGGTTGCTCGTGAAGGGCGGCGGGCACGCCATGGCCGCAGGCATCACCATTGAGCAGACAAAACTGGGCGCGTTTCGCGCTTATCTGGAAGAGGAATCGGCGCATATCGTGGCGCGGCTCAATGAAAACCGCAGCCTGTCGGTCGATGGCGCGCTGGCCGCATCGGGCGCGACCGTGCCGCTTTATGAAACCTTGCAGAAGGCAGGGCCTTATGGCTCAGGCCACCCGCAGCCGACACTCGTTCTGCCGCATCATGTGCTGGCGGATGTGCGAACCGTCGGGCGTGATCATGTGCGCGTCGCGTTACGCGGTGCTGACGGTAAACGCGTCAATGCCATTGCTTTTCGGGTTGCGGAAGGTGATCTGGGGCGTTTTCTGTTCAACAATATCGGTCAAAGCGTGCATATAGCCGGAAATCTTTCGCTCAATCACTGGAACGGATCGGTATCGACACAGATCCAGATTTTGGATGCAGCGCTTCCGGCCTGA
- the gloA gene encoding lactoylglutathione lyase, with translation MRYLHTMVRIRDIDESLDFYVNKFGLEEIRRTENEKGRFTLIFLAAPSDKDTAKADRAPELELTYNWDPETYSGGRNFGHLAYEVDDIYAECQKLQDKGVTINRPPRDGRMAFIKSPDGISIELIQKGERLEPQEPWASAENIGSW, from the coding sequence ATGCGTTATCTACACACCATGGTTCGTATTCGCGACATCGACGAATCGCTGGATTTCTATGTGAACAAATTCGGTCTTGAAGAAATCCGCCGCACTGAAAATGAAAAGGGCCGCTTCACTTTGATTTTTCTGGCGGCTCCCTCCGACAAGGATACGGCCAAGGCAGATCGCGCACCTGAACTCGAACTGACCTATAACTGGGATCCTGAAACCTATTCCGGCGGACGCAATTTCGGCCATCTCGCCTATGAGGTCGATGATATCTATGCCGAATGCCAGAAGCTGCAAGATAAAGGCGTCACAATCAACCGCCCGCCTCGCGATGGTCGTATGGCTTTCATCAAGTCACCGGACGGCATTTCCATCGAACTGATCCAGAAGGGCGAGCGGCTCGAACCACAGGAGCCATGGGCTTCGGCTGAAAACATCGGCAGCTGGTAA
- a CDS encoding LL-diaminopimelate aminotransferase, whose translation MSEEFHKVRRLPPYVFEQVNRLKASARAAGADIIDLGMGNPDLPTSQNIVDKLCEAVQDPRAHRYSASKGIPGLRRAQAQYYARRFGVKLNPDTQVVATLGSKEGFANMAQAITAPGDVVLCPDPTYPIHSFGFIMSGGVIRSIPAKPDENFIRALERAVRHSIPNPIALILNFPSNPTAYVASLDFYKDVVAFARKNDLIILSDLAYSEIYFDGNPPPSVLEVPGAMDVTVEFTSMSKTFSMPGWRMGFAVGNERLIAALTRVKSYLDYGAFTPIQVAATAALNGDGSDITYVRNVYKQRRDVLVESFGRAGWEVPAPAATMFAWVPIPERFKTLGSLEFSKLLVEMADVAVAPGVGFGEHGDDYVRIALVENEHRIRQAARNIKRFLATKDENLHNVIPLETRR comes from the coding sequence ATGTCGGAAGAATTCCATAAAGTCCGTCGTTTGCCCCCTTATGTCTTTGAACAGGTTAATCGCTTGAAGGCATCGGCGCGAGCGGCGGGAGCCGACATCATCGACCTTGGCATGGGTAACCCCGATCTGCCGACATCGCAGAACATTGTCGACAAGCTCTGCGAAGCCGTTCAGGACCCGCGTGCGCATCGCTATTCAGCGTCGAAAGGTATTCCGGGTTTGAGGCGCGCGCAGGCGCAATATTATGCGCGCCGGTTCGGTGTAAAACTCAATCCCGATACCCAGGTTGTGGCAACGCTCGGCTCCAAGGAAGGCTTTGCGAACATGGCGCAGGCCATCACTGCGCCCGGTGACGTGGTACTGTGCCCCGATCCGACCTATCCGATCCACTCCTTCGGCTTCATCATGTCGGGGGGCGTGATCCGCTCCATTCCTGCAAAGCCCGACGAGAACTTCATCCGCGCGCTGGAACGGGCGGTCAGGCATTCTATCCCTAATCCGATAGCCTTGATCCTTAATTTCCCGTCCAATCCGACGGCCTATGTGGCGAGCCTCGATTTCTACAAGGACGTGGTGGCGTTTGCGCGCAAGAACGATCTGATTATCCTGTCAGATCTGGCTTATTCGGAGATTTATTTCGACGGAAACCCACCGCCATCGGTACTGGAAGTACCCGGTGCCATGGACGTTACGGTGGAATTCACCTCCATGTCCAAGACCTTCTCGATGCCGGGTTGGCGCATGGGCTTTGCTGTCGGCAATGAACGGCTGATCGCTGCCTTGACACGCGTAAAATCCTATCTCGATTATGGCGCATTCACGCCCATTCAGGTGGCGGCGACCGCAGCACTCAATGGCGATGGGTCAGACATCACCTATGTGCGCAATGTCTATAAGCAGCGCCGCGACGTTCTGGTCGAAAGCTTTGGTCGTGCGGGCTGGGAAGTGCCTGCGCCTGCCGCAACCATGTTCGCATGGGTTCCGATTCCCGAACGCTTTAAAACGCTCGGATCGCTGGAATTCTCCAAGCTGCTGGTTGAAATGGCCGATGTGGCAGTCGCTCCCGGTGTCGGCTTTGGCGAGCACGGCGACGACTATGTGCGTATCGCGCTGGTCGAAAACGAGCATCGCATTCGTCAGGCCGCGCGCAATATCAAGCGCTTTCTCGCCACCAAGGACGAGAATCTGCATAATGTGATTCCTCTGGAAACCCGTCGCTGA
- the radC gene encoding DNA repair protein RadC gives MTKKPRQPGDLQAPGFNDTMQLTPKLEKPHHLGHRDRLKQRFRAAPDTLADYELLELLLFRVIPRADTKPLAKSLLTRFGSFAEVLGAPEKLIAELPGAGPSVAMDLKIAEAVAKRSARSQVMQREVLGSWNKVIEYCTAAMAYETREQFRILFLDKKNRLIADEVQQQGTVDHTPVYPREVVRRALELSATAIILVHNHPSGDPTPSRADIEMTRMLVEAAKALNIAVHDHVIVGRDGCTSFRGLKLI, from the coding sequence ATGACGAAGAAACCGCGCCAACCGGGAGACCTTCAAGCTCCCGGTTTCAACGATACGATGCAGCTTACGCCGAAGCTGGAAAAGCCGCACCATCTGGGCCACCGCGACCGTCTGAAGCAACGCTTCCGGGCCGCGCCCGATACGCTTGCCGATTATGAATTGCTCGAACTCCTGCTTTTCCGCGTTATACCGCGCGCCGATACCAAGCCACTTGCAAAATCGCTGCTCACCCGGTTCGGATCATTTGCCGAAGTCCTGGGCGCACCGGAAAAGCTGATCGCGGAATTGCCGGGCGCTGGCCCTTCAGTGGCGATGGATCTGAAAATTGCTGAAGCAGTTGCCAAGCGAAGCGCCCGTAGTCAGGTGATGCAGCGCGAGGTTCTGGGGTCGTGGAACAAGGTGATAGAATATTGCACCGCGGCAATGGCCTATGAGACACGCGAACAGTTCCGCATCCTTTTTCTCGACAAGAAGAACCGCCTGATAGCTGACGAGGTGCAGCAGCAAGGCACGGTCGATCACACCCCGGTCTATCCGCGCGAAGTGGTGCGACGTGCTCTGGAGCTCTCTGCCACTGCAATCATTCTCGTCCACAATCACCCTTCCGGCGACCCGACGCCATCGCGCGCCGATATCGAGATGACACGCATGCTGGTGGAGGCTGCAAAGGCGCTTAATATCGCGGTACACGACCATGTCATCGTCGGGCGAGACGGGTGCACCAGCTTTCGCGGGCTGAAGCTGATTTGA
- the sfsA gene encoding DNA/RNA nuclease SfsA, which yields MFFQTPLISGRLERRYKRFLADVTLDDGHFITASVPNTGSMLGLSTPGARVWLSKSDAPHRKYIHTLQIVEADGTLVGVNTGLPNRIAEEAILKGLIPSLDGYASLRREQKYGVNSRIDILLDDGPLPRAYVEVKNVHFTRTKGLAEFPDTVTARGTKHLNELIDVVSAGYRGVMLFIIQRNDCSKFSICGDLDPTYARAFERALTAGVEAWAIRCQITHNSIDATQLVPIG from the coding sequence ATGTTTTTTCAAACGCCCCTCATTTCCGGCCGGCTGGAACGCCGTTACAAGCGCTTTCTGGCCGATGTCACACTCGATGACGGTCACTTCATTACCGCTTCCGTACCCAATACCGGTTCGATGTTGGGCTTGAGCACACCCGGTGCCCGTGTCTGGCTGAGCAAGTCCGATGCTCCCCACCGCAAATATATCCATACATTGCAGATTGTTGAAGCCGACGGAACGCTCGTGGGTGTCAACACGGGCCTGCCCAACCGTATCGCTGAGGAGGCCATTCTAAAAGGTCTCATTCCTAGCCTTGATGGCTATGCCAGCCTGCGGCGCGAGCAGAAATACGGCGTCAACTCACGGATAGATATCCTGCTCGACGATGGCCCGCTTCCACGTGCCTATGTCGAAGTGAAAAATGTGCATTTCACCCGCACGAAGGGCTTGGCCGAGTTTCCCGATACGGTCACTGCACGCGGCACAAAACATCTCAATGAACTCATTGATGTGGTTAGCGCTGGCTATCGCGGCGTGATGCTGTTTATTATCCAGAGAAACGATTGCAGTAAATTCAGCATCTGCGGCGATCTCGACCCAACCTATGCACGCGCATTCGAACGCGCGCTCACAGCGGGGGTTGAGGCTTGGGCCATTCGATGCCAAATAACGCATAACAGCATCGACGCCACGCAACTGGTGCCTATTGGATAG
- a CDS encoding homoserine dehydrogenase codes for MSDALRIGVAGLGTVGASVLRILRDKSEMLTRQCGKQVTVTAVSARDRERDRGVDLGDIAWFDDPVELAKSADIDVFVELIGGDNGPAKSAVEAALRASHHVVTANKALLARHGVALAKIAEDKGVLLNFEAAVAGGIPVIKAMRESLSGNTVSRIYGIMNGTCNYILTRMWEEGISFKKCLKEAQRLGYAEADPTFDIEGNDTAHKLALLTSLAFGTQIAADDIYLEGISNISLADIRAADELGYRIKLLGVAQKTDTGIEQRVHPTMVPTSSVIAQVHGVTNAVAIETDLLGELLLSGPGAGGNATASAVIGDIADIAKSRPGFQHGPVFGTPAKALQPYTRAKMRKHAGGYFIRLTVHDRIGAFAGIAKRMADNDISLESIVQRPPMGDMQPVGVKTVILVTHETTEAAVKKALDAILKDDHLVDKPQMIRIERAG; via the coding sequence ATGAGTGATGCATTGCGGATCGGCGTCGCGGGGCTTGGCACCGTCGGCGCTTCAGTGTTGCGTATCCTGCGTGACAAGTCCGAAATGCTCACCCGTCAGTGCGGTAAACAGGTGACCGTTACTGCTGTCAGCGCCCGTGATCGTGAGCGTGATCGTGGCGTTGACCTTGGCGATATTGCCTGGTTCGATGATCCGGTCGAACTCGCGAAATCTGCCGATATCGACGTGTTTGTGGAACTGATTGGCGGTGACAATGGTCCGGCTAAATCAGCCGTTGAAGCAGCCCTTCGCGCCAGTCATCATGTGGTGACGGCCAATAAGGCGCTGCTGGCCCGCCACGGCGTGGCTCTGGCAAAAATCGCCGAGGACAAAGGCGTGCTTCTCAATTTTGAAGCGGCTGTCGCGGGTGGCATTCCGGTCATCAAGGCGATGCGAGAATCGCTCTCCGGCAATACCGTCTCGCGCATCTATGGTATCATGAACGGCACCTGCAATTATATTCTGACACGGATGTGGGAAGAGGGGATTTCATTCAAGAAATGCCTGAAGGAGGCGCAGCGTCTGGGTTATGCCGAAGCCGATCCGACCTTTGACATCGAAGGCAACGATACCGCGCACAAGCTGGCACTTCTGACCAGCCTTGCCTTTGGCACACAGATTGCGGCCGATGATATTTACCTTGAAGGTATCAGCAATATTTCGCTGGCCGATATCCGGGCAGCAGACGAATTGGGCTATCGCATCAAGCTTCTGGGCGTAGCACAGAAAACCGACACCGGCATTGAACAGCGCGTGCATCCGACCATGGTGCCGACCTCATCGGTCATTGCGCAGGTGCATGGCGTGACGAACGCCGTGGCAATCGAGACCGATCTTCTGGGCGAGTTGCTGCTGTCGGGTCCCGGCGCTGGTGGCAATGCGACCGCATCCGCCGTCATCGGGGACATTGCCGATATTGCGAAAAGCCGCCCCGGATTCCAGCATGGACCGGTGTTCGGCACGCCTGCAAAAGCCTTGCAGCCCTATACCCGTGCCAAGATGCGCAAACATGCCGGTGGCTATTTCATTCGGCTGACCGTGCATGACAGGATCGGTGCGTTTGCCGGTATCGCCAAGCGCATGGCGGACAACGATATTTCGCTGGAATCCATCGTGCAGCGCCCCCCGATGGGGGACATGCAGCCCGTTGGTGTCAAAACAGTCATTCTCGTGACCCACGAAACTACTGAAGCGGCCGTCAAAAAGGCGTTGGACGCGATACTCAAGGATGATCATCTGGTCGACAAGCCGCAGATGATCCGCATTGAGCGTGCTGGCTGA
- the map gene encoding type I methionyl aminopeptidase, with translation MVTYIEATSAPVKYTGQIKLYGPEGFEAMRKVCNLTARCLDALNDIIKPGVTTNEIDRFVFEFGMDNGAFAATLNYRGYTKSSCTSINHVVCHGIPNDKPLREGDIVNVDVTYLLDGWHGDSSRMYAVGEIKRAAERLLEVTYESLLLGIAAVKPGVKTGAIGAAIQTFAEGERCSVVRDFCGHGVGQLFHDTPNILHYGSPNDGVEIKEGMIFTIEPMINLGKPQVKVLSDGWTAVTRDRSLTAQYEHTVGVTKDGCEIFTLSPANAFGPVSMR, from the coding sequence ATGGTAACCTATATCGAAGCCACAAGCGCGCCCGTGAAATACACCGGCCAGATCAAGCTTTACGGCCCTGAAGGCTTTGAAGCCATGCGCAAAGTGTGCAACCTCACCGCACGTTGCCTCGACGCCCTCAACGATATTATCAAACCGGGCGTCACCACCAATGAAATCGATCGTTTCGTTTTTGAATTCGGCATGGATAACGGCGCTTTTGCAGCGACGCTAAACTATCGTGGCTATACCAAATCGTCCTGCACATCGATAAATCATGTCGTCTGCCATGGGATCCCCAATGACAAGCCGCTGCGCGAAGGCGATATCGTCAATGTGGACGTAACCTATCTATTGGACGGCTGGCATGGCGATTCGAGCCGCATGTATGCGGTCGGTGAAATCAAGCGAGCTGCCGAACGCCTGCTGGAAGTAACCTATGAAAGCCTGTTGCTGGGCATCGCCGCAGTGAAGCCGGGGGTCAAGACCGGTGCCATTGGCGCGGCCATCCAGACCTTTGCCGAGGGCGAGCGTTGCTCCGTGGTGCGTGATTTCTGCGGCCATGGCGTCGGTCAGCTTTTTCACGATACGCCCAATATTCTCCATTATGGGTCGCCCAATGACGGCGTGGAAATAAAGGAAGGCATGATCTTCACCATCGAGCCGATGATCAATCTGGGCAAGCCGCAGGTAAAGGTTTTGTCCGATGGCTGGACGGCGGTCACCCGTGATCGTTCGCTGACGGCGCAATACGAACATACGGTTGGCGTTACCAAAGATGGCTGCGAGATTTTCACGCTTTCGCCCGCCAATGCCTTCGGTCCTGTGTCGATGCGCTGA
- the glpX gene encoding class II fructose-bisphosphatase: MAKTAEQQPHGLDRILTLELVRVAERAAVAAARLRGRGDEMAADQAAVDAMRQELNRLPISGTVVIGEGERDEAPMLYIGEEVGTKQGPDVDIALDPLEGTTICAKNLPNSLAVIAIAEKGNLLYAPDVYMEKIAVGPGYPKGVVDIDATPTDNIMSIAKAKGVKINEITACIMDRPRHARLIEEVRATGAAIRLIGDGDVAGVMHTTDPDETGIDIYIGIGGAPEGVLAAAALRCIGGQMQGRLQLNTDEKIARAAKMGISDPKKVYTMEEMAKGDVLFAATGVTDGNMLSGVKFARDYIQTHTIVMRASSQTVREIKARHQDMSKFL; this comes from the coding sequence ATGGCCAAGACCGCAGAGCAGCAACCCCACGGACTGGATCGTATTCTCACACTGGAACTGGTGCGTGTGGCCGAGCGTGCGGCGGTGGCCGCAGCGCGTTTGCGCGGACGCGGTGATGAAATGGCGGCCGATCAGGCCGCTGTCGACGCAATGCGTCAGGAATTGAACCGCCTGCCGATTTCAGGCACGGTTGTGATCGGCGAAGGTGAACGTGACGAAGCGCCGATGCTTTATATTGGCGAGGAAGTCGGCACCAAGCAGGGACCGGATGTCGATATCGCGCTCGATCCGCTGGAAGGCACGACGATCTGCGCAAAAAATCTGCCGAATTCGCTGGCCGTGATCGCCATTGCCGAGAAGGGCAATCTGCTTTACGCGCCTGATGTCTACATGGAAAAGATCGCAGTCGGGCCGGGATATCCCAAGGGTGTTGTCGATATTGATGCCACGCCGACCGACAATATCATGTCGATTGCCAAGGCCAAGGGCGTGAAGATCAACGAAATAACCGCTTGCATCATGGATCGCCCGCGCCATGCACGCCTGATTGAAGAAGTGCGCGCCACGGGTGCCGCAATTCGCCTGATTGGCGATGGCGATGTGGCTGGCGTCATGCACACGACCGACCCGGACGAAACCGGTATCGACATCTATATCGGTATCGGCGGCGCGCCGGAGGGTGTTCTGGCAGCAGCAGCCTTGCGCTGCATTGGTGGCCAGATGCAGGGCCGTTTGCAGCTCAACACAGACGAGAAGATCGCGCGTGCCGCCAAGATGGGCATTTCGGATCCCAAAAAGGTCTACACAATGGAAGAAATGGCCAAGGGCGACGTGCTTTTTGCTGCCACGGGCGTAACGGACGGCAATATGCTCTCGGGTGTGAAATTCGCCCGTGATTATATCCAGACGCATACAATCGTCATGCGCGCCAGCTCGCAGACGGTACGCGAGATCAAGGCACGACATCAGGATATGTCGAAGTTTCTTTAA
- a CDS encoding Tim44 domain-containing protein, whose protein sequence is MTGSANRLTKLTAALVLGLIASFAAVDFAEARRAGGGGFGSRGARTHQAPAPTRTAPNNAAPIERSMTPNTGTNQANRPAAGAQTAAQGQRAGGMFGNFGRSMLGGLLVGGLIGMLLGNGLGGLAGMFGLLLQVAVIALIAMFVMRMFANRRQTAPAGAGHSAATPFGAAQPFGSAKQAAPQGNFGGRTPSVNPFGTQQSAPSSTVEEEPMDVGQEELDRFETMLSDIQSAYGREDYAALRKLTTPEAMSYLAEELGEIASSGMRNEVKDVKLLQGDVSEAWREGNVEYATVAIRYSAIDVMRDRTSGAVVEGDPDKPVESTELWTFTRTDGGEWLLAAIQGTE, encoded by the coding sequence ATGACGGGTTCTGCAAACCGCCTGACCAAACTGACAGCCGCCTTGGTGTTGGGGCTTATTGCCTCCTTTGCCGCTGTCGATTTCGCCGAGGCTCGCCGTGCGGGCGGTGGCGGTTTCGGTAGCCGTGGTGCTCGCACCCATCAGGCGCCTGCGCCGACGCGCACCGCCCCCAACAATGCAGCACCCATCGAGCGCTCGATGACGCCCAATACCGGCACCAATCAGGCAAATCGTCCTGCAGCCGGTGCGCAGACGGCGGCGCAGGGCCAGCGTGCGGGTGGCATGTTCGGTAACTTCGGTCGTTCCATGCTCGGTGGTCTGCTGGTTGGCGGCCTGATCGGCATGCTGCTGGGTAACGGTCTTGGTGGTTTGGCGGGCATGTTCGGCCTGCTGCTTCAAGTGGCCGTAATTGCATTGATTGCCATGTTCGTCATGCGCATGTTTGCCAATCGTCGCCAGACTGCACCAGCAGGTGCAGGCCATTCAGCTGCCACACCGTTTGGTGCAGCCCAGCCGTTCGGTTCGGCAAAGCAGGCCGCCCCGCAGGGCAATTTCGGTGGCCGCACGCCTTCCGTCAATCCATTTGGCACCCAGCAGTCAGCGCCGAGCTCAACTGTCGAAGAAGAGCCGATGGATGTCGGGCAGGAAGAGCTTGACCGTTTCGAGACCATGCTGTCGGACATCCAGAGCGCCTATGGCCGTGAGGATTATGCAGCACTTCGCAAGCTCACCACACCGGAAGCCATGTCTTATCTCGCGGAAGAGCTTGGGGAAATCGCCTCCAGCGGTATGCGCAACGAGGTGAAGGACGTAAAACTCTTGCAGGGTGACGTTTCCGAAGCCTGGCGCGAAGGCAATGTCGAATATGCAACGGTTGCGATCCGCTATTCGGCCATCGACGTCATGCGCGACCGCACCAGTGGTGCGGTGGTTGAAGGCGACCCGGACAAGCCGGTGGAAAGCACTGAACTCTGGACCTTTACCCGCACCGATGGCGGTGAATGGTTGCTGGCAGCAATTCAGGGCACCGAATAA
- a CDS encoding D-Ala-D-Ala carboxypeptidase family metallohydrolase, which yields MKLISSTHRSAGRFLSGSVALMALVLASCNSTGTASNGQSVQLSANNNGSLLADTLQSAADQAVAAEAGQTAKAEDNLTDGTASEAKNGNAQQAPVEANTASNSVASADETQPGAEATQVAAASPPEKKSTSLLGFLGGSGPAKTTQAEPSQTSATPIKTEAGTTQTAQNEAVTQTEQPEKPAQATSLFGTPKTASAFATPQRPTASQGSIARLFSEDSGNGRSDRAENKKLAVVKAVSPAAKHNYSYALPGVRANAGFEIKHRNSLADDSDVDANEYDEFPGVTLASAPGLARLAPNGLKVQRETVDVACLKPQLVTMLRTIERHFRRPVVVTSGYRSPNYNRKVNGARKSLHMICAAADIQVEGVSKWELARYARSMRGRGGVGTYCHTKSVHVDVGPDRDWNWRCKR from the coding sequence TTGAAATTAATATCTTCTACACACCGGTCAGCCGGCAGATTTCTTTCAGGCAGCGTCGCCCTAATGGCGTTGGTGCTGGCATCCTGTAATTCCACAGGTACCGCGAGCAATGGCCAGAGTGTGCAGTTGTCGGCGAATAATAATGGATCGCTGCTGGCGGATACGCTACAAAGCGCTGCCGACCAGGCGGTTGCAGCGGAAGCCGGACAAACGGCCAAGGCCGAAGACAATTTAACTGACGGCACGGCGAGTGAAGCCAAGAATGGCAACGCGCAGCAGGCACCAGTCGAAGCCAACACCGCCTCAAACAGCGTTGCCAGTGCCGACGAGACCCAGCCTGGCGCAGAAGCGACGCAGGTCGCTGCGGCATCGCCCCCAGAAAAGAAGTCAACATCGCTGTTGGGTTTTCTGGGAGGTTCCGGCCCTGCGAAAACAACGCAAGCTGAACCCAGCCAGACGTCAGCCACGCCAATCAAGACCGAGGCCGGAACAACACAGACCGCGCAGAATGAGGCCGTCACTCAGACAGAACAGCCGGAAAAACCGGCACAGGCAACCTCTCTTTTCGGCACGCCGAAGACCGCAAGTGCTTTTGCCACACCGCAGCGACCAACCGCCTCGCAGGGCAGTATTGCCCGCCTCTTTTCTGAAGATTCAGGCAATGGCCGTTCCGACCGGGCCGAAAACAAGAAACTTGCCGTTGTCAAAGCAGTCTCCCCTGCCGCCAAGCACAATTACAGTTATGCGCTTCCCGGTGTCCGCGCGAATGCCGGCTTTGAGATCAAGCATCGAAACAGCCTTGCCGATGACAGTGACGTTGATGCGAATGAGTACGACGAATTTCCCGGAGTAACGTTGGCTTCTGCTCCCGGCCTTGCCAGATTGGCACCAAATGGTCTCAAGGTGCAACGCGAAACGGTCGATGTCGCCTGCCTCAAGCCACAGCTCGTCACGATGCTTCGAACCATTGAGCGCCACTTCCGCCGTCCGGTCGTTGTAACCTCCGGCTATCGCAGCCCGAACTACAACCGCAAGGTCAACGGCGCACGCAAATCGCTGCATATGATCTGTGCCGCCGCCGATATTCAAGTCGAAGGCGTCTCCAAATGGGAACTGGCTCGCTATGCACGCTCCATGCGGGGACGTGGTGGTGTGGGCACCTATTGTCATACGAAATCCGTGCATGTGGATGTCGGCCCGGATCGCGACTGGAACTGGCGCTGCAAGCGCTGA